A genomic window from Streptomyces sp. NBC_01429 includes:
- a CDS encoding SDR family oxidoreductase has protein sequence MDLGLKDRVYVITGASRGLGRATAGALSADGARVVVSGRDAGSIEKTASELGPGAYGLAADNADPAAAQALIGAARERFGRFDGILISVGGPAPGTAASNTDEQWESAFESVFLGAVRLARAAAAELGEGGVIGFVLSGSVHEPIPGLTISNGLRPGLAGFAKSLAEELGPRGIRVIGLLPSRIDTDRVRELDALGGDPVAARAAQEERIPLRRYGTPEEFGRTAAFLLSPAASYLTGLMLPVDGGARRGF, from the coding sequence ATGGATCTTGGACTGAAGGACCGGGTGTACGTCATCACCGGCGCCTCGCGCGGCCTGGGCCGCGCGACGGCCGGGGCGCTCAGCGCGGATGGCGCGCGGGTCGTCGTCTCCGGGCGGGACGCGGGGAGCATCGAGAAGACGGCGTCGGAGCTGGGCCCCGGCGCGTACGGGCTGGCCGCCGACAACGCCGACCCGGCCGCCGCTCAGGCCCTGATCGGCGCGGCCCGGGAGCGGTTCGGGCGCTTCGACGGCATCCTGATCAGCGTCGGCGGCCCCGCGCCCGGCACGGCGGCGAGCAACACGGACGAGCAGTGGGAGTCGGCGTTCGAGTCGGTGTTCCTGGGGGCGGTACGGCTGGCCCGCGCCGCCGCCGCCGAGCTGGGCGAGGGCGGGGTCATCGGCTTCGTGCTGTCCGGCTCCGTCCACGAGCCGATCCCCGGCCTGACCATCTCCAACGGTCTGCGCCCCGGCCTGGCCGGCTTCGCCAAGTCGCTCGCCGAGGAACTCGGCCCGCGCGGTATCCGGGTGATCGGCCTGCTGCCGTCCCGGATCGACACGGACCGGGTCCGGGAGCTGGACGCGCTGGGCGGCGACCCGGTGGCGGCGCGGGCGGCGCAGGAGGAGAGGATCCCGCTGCGGCGCTACGGGACGCCGGAGGAGTTCGGCAGGACGGCGGCGTTCCTGCTCTCGCCCGCCGCGTCGTATCTGACGGGTCTGATGCTGCCGGTGGACGGCGGCGCGCGCCGGGGATTCTGA
- a CDS encoding glycoside hydrolase family 15 protein, with product MTQRIEDYALIGDLQTAALVGRNGSIDWLCLPRFDSAACFAALLGTEDNGHWRLAPTGARACTRRAYVGESLVLESVWETRTGTVKVTDFMPQRDVAPEIMRIVEGVSGTVEMSATLRLRFDFGSVVPWMRRSQGHRVAVAGPDSVWLRSEPPVKTWGQHYSTCSSFTVAEGEKVAFVLTWHPSHEPRPPRVDPYESLERSLEDWREWAARCRYQGPHRAAVMRSLITLKALTYGPTGGIVAAPTTSLPEELGGVRNWDYRYCWLRDSTLVLGALVSAGYLAEAAAWRDWLLRAVAGDPADLQIMYGLAGERRLPEVELPWLSGYAHSTPVRTGNDAVKQLQLDVYGEVMDSLNVARTAGLVGKPHAWNLQLSLLGFLESKWREPDEGLWEIRGPRQHFTHSKVMAWVAADRAVRTLEADPTLGGDVGRWRAMRDEVHREVCEKGYDPVRNTFTQSYGSAELDAATLLIPRVGFLPPDDPRVIGTVDAVRAELGHGGLLRRYSTTGSGVDGLPGREGTFLVCSFWLADALHLTGRTEEAAELFERLLGLCNDVGLLSEEYDPVAGRQLGNYPQAFSHIGLVVSALTLAGYDTAGADAGGDTAAGGTAG from the coding sequence GTGACCCAACGCATCGAGGACTACGCACTCATCGGCGATCTCCAGACCGCCGCCCTGGTCGGCAGGAACGGCTCCATCGACTGGCTGTGCCTTCCTCGCTTCGACTCCGCCGCCTGCTTCGCCGCGCTGCTCGGCACCGAGGACAACGGCCACTGGCGGCTCGCCCCCACCGGTGCCCGCGCGTGTACCCGGCGCGCCTACGTCGGTGAGTCGCTCGTCCTGGAGTCCGTGTGGGAGACCAGGACCGGCACCGTCAAAGTCACGGACTTCATGCCGCAGCGCGATGTGGCACCCGAGATCATGCGCATCGTGGAGGGCGTCAGCGGCACGGTGGAGATGTCCGCCACCCTCCGGCTGCGCTTCGACTTCGGTTCCGTGGTGCCGTGGATGCGCCGCTCGCAGGGCCACCGGGTGGCCGTCGCCGGGCCCGACTCGGTGTGGCTGCGCAGCGAGCCGCCGGTCAAGACCTGGGGGCAGCACTACAGCACCTGTTCGTCGTTCACCGTGGCCGAGGGCGAGAAGGTGGCCTTCGTCCTCACCTGGCATCCCTCCCACGAACCCCGTCCGCCGCGCGTCGACCCGTACGAGTCGCTGGAGCGCAGTCTGGAGGACTGGCGGGAGTGGGCGGCGCGCTGCCGGTACCAGGGGCCGCACCGCGCCGCCGTCATGCGCTCGCTCATCACGCTCAAGGCGCTGACCTACGGGCCGACGGGCGGCATCGTCGCCGCCCCCACCACCTCTCTGCCGGAGGAGCTGGGCGGCGTCCGGAACTGGGACTACCGGTACTGCTGGCTGCGCGACTCCACCCTGGTGCTGGGCGCGCTGGTGTCGGCGGGGTATCTGGCCGAGGCGGCGGCCTGGCGCGACTGGCTGCTGCGCGCCGTCGCCGGTGATCCGGCCGATCTGCAGATCATGTACGGCCTGGCCGGCGAGCGCCGGCTGCCGGAGGTGGAGCTGCCGTGGCTGAGCGGCTACGCGCACTCCACCCCGGTGCGCACCGGCAACGACGCGGTGAAACAGCTCCAGCTCGATGTGTACGGCGAGGTGATGGACTCGCTGAACGTGGCGCGGACGGCCGGTCTCGTCGGGAAGCCGCACGCGTGGAACCTCCAGCTCAGTCTGCTGGGCTTCCTGGAGTCGAAGTGGCGCGAGCCGGACGAGGGGCTGTGGGAGATCCGGGGCCCGCGCCAGCACTTCACGCACTCCAAGGTGATGGCCTGGGTCGCCGCCGACCGGGCCGTGCGGACGCTGGAGGCCGATCCGACGCTCGGCGGTGATGTCGGGCGGTGGCGGGCGATGCGGGACGAGGTGCACCGGGAGGTGTGCGAGAAGGGGTACGACCCGGTGCGCAACACCTTCACCCAGTCGTACGGCTCCGCCGAGCTGGACGCGGCGACCCTGCTGATCCCCCGGGTCGGCTTTCTGCCGCCGGACGATCCGCGGGTGATCGGCACGGTCGACGCGGTACGGGCGGAGCTGGGGCACGGGGGGCTGCTGCGCCGTTACAGCACGACGGGGAGCGGGGTGGACGGCCTGCCGGGGCGTGAGGGAACGTTTCTGGTCTGCTCGTTCTGGCTGGCCGACGCACTTCATCTGACGGGGCGTACGGAGGAGGCGGCCGAGCTGTTCGAGCGGCTGCTCGGCCTGTGCAACGACGTGGGGCTGCTCTCCGAGGAGTACGACCCGGTGGCCGGGCGGCAACTGGGCAACTATCCGCAGGCGTTCAGCCATATCGGGCTGGTGGTCTCGGCGCTGACCCTGGCCGGGTACGACACCGCGGGAGCCGATGCGGGCGGTGACACGGCGGCGGGCGGCACGGCAGGATAG